The Rubrobacter naiadicus genome includes a region encoding these proteins:
- the rsmH gene encoding 16S rRNA (cytosine(1402)-N(4))-methyltransferase RsmH, whose amino-acid sequence MALSHTPVMLEEVMEALDLRGSETVVDATFGGGGHTRRILELLGEDGRVVGVDRDPEAGRRAALVRDARFVFRPGPYDEVLREMVEEGWRVDAVLFDLGLSSHQVDDPGRGFSYVREGPLDMRMDPTSGVSAADFLNGASEEEITEVLVRHGDVVRGEARRIAREVVARRPLSTTTDLAEAVRAAVGWRRRGGNPAKRVFQAVRMHVNDEPGGLRRALEATERLLREGGRLVVVSFHSGEDRIVKRFIREREGRCTCPPELPVCVCGARPTFRRAKVMRPSREEVGRNPRSASARLRSAVRTAEPPREGEA is encoded by the coding sequence ATGGCGCTCTCGCACACGCCGGTCATGCTCGAGGAGGTGATGGAGGCGCTCGACCTCCGGGGCTCCGAGACGGTGGTCGACGCCACCTTCGGCGGCGGCGGGCACACCCGCAGGATACTGGAGCTGCTCGGGGAGGATGGGAGAGTCGTTGGGGTGGACCGGGACCCGGAGGCGGGGCGGCGGGCCGCGCTGGTGCGCGACGCGCGCTTCGTCTTCCGTCCCGGCCCCTACGACGAGGTCCTGCGGGAGATGGTCGAGGAGGGCTGGCGGGTCGACGCGGTCCTCTTCGACCTCGGGCTCTCGAGCCACCAGGTCGACGACCCCGGCCGGGGCTTCAGCTACGTGCGCGAGGGGCCGCTGGACATGAGGATGGACCCGACCTCTGGCGTCTCCGCGGCGGACTTCCTGAACGGGGCTTCCGAAGAAGAGATCACGGAGGTCCTCGTGCGCCACGGGGACGTCGTGCGGGGCGAGGCCCGGCGCATCGCGCGGGAGGTCGTCGCGCGGCGCCCGCTTTCGACCACGACGGATCTCGCGGAGGCGGTGAGGGCGGCGGTCGGCTGGAGGCGTCGGGGGGGCAATCCTGCCAAGCGCGTCTTTCAGGCGGTGAGGATGCACGTCAACGACGAGCCCGGCGGGCTCCGGCGCGCGCTCGAGGCCACGGAGCGTCTGCTCCGGGAGGGAGGGAGGCTCGTGGTCGTCTCATTCCACTCCGGGGAGGACCGGATCGTCAAGCGGTTCATAAGGGAGAGGGAGGGCAGGTGCACCTGTCCCCCGGAGCTGCCGGTCTGCGTCTGCGGGGCCCGTCCGACGTTCCGGCGGGCCAAGGTGATGCGTCCCTCGCGGGAGGAGGTGGGGCGCAACCCCCGCAGCGCCTCCGCCCGGCTCAGGAGCGCCGTGCGTACCGCCGAGCCTCCGAGGGAGGGTGAGGCTTAG
- a CDS encoding septum formation initiator family protein, with product MAVPQENRGRAWSPEIWERGDEREREIRRREIRRRRQMRRRAAIRRRRFLALVVVPVLLMLGNVYVHAISSRLDARVQDLRQQQARMQAQGEKLDVRVARLSRPQRIRTLARTELGMKDPGGNEMKVYVVGRKIGEDGENAQKKSAKGGGR from the coding sequence GTGGCCGTCCCGCAGGAGAACCGGGGGCGTGCGTGGTCGCCGGAGATCTGGGAGAGGGGCGACGAGCGGGAGCGTGAGATCCGGCGGCGCGAGATCCGGCGCCGCCGGCAGATGCGCCGGCGTGCCGCCATCCGGCGCCGGAGGTTCCTCGCGCTCGTCGTCGTCCCCGTGCTGCTGATGCTCGGCAACGTCTACGTGCACGCCATCTCGAGCCGGCTGGACGCCCGGGTGCAGGATCTCAGGCAGCAGCAGGCCCGGATGCAGGCTCAGGGGGAGAAGCTCGACGTCCGGGTGGCGCGGCTTTCGAGGCCGCAGAGGATACGCACCCTGGCACGTACGGAGCTCGGGATGAAGGACCCGGGCGGCAACGAGATGAAGGTCTACGTCGTAGGGAGAAAGATCGGGGAGGATGGGGAGAATGCCCAGAAGAAGAGCGCCAAAGGAGGAGGAAGATAG
- a CDS encoding peptidoglycan D,D-transpeptidase FtsI family protein, producing MKTGRGRRSRARPGSGRSRLRAVAAGVAVAGILLGSRAAYLSLDGTGAYRALASEQAGGVAQQDAAAGRGSILGAGGQKLATSVRTADVVATPYQIKDPKKAAAKLARVLGGQMKQKEIEGLLTKRGSNGRLSGYSVVARNVDLDVARRVRDLGIEGIYTMPDAKRVYPDGDLASQLLGYYSDYGRAYGGVEATYDKRLSKGQDVRLTINAAVQQQLQKALSDSMHRFHARSARGLVMNVRDGSIVALANVPGYDDNHYDQAPGALQRDRVLTDPYEPGSTFKAFTVAAALQEGVITPHTTFAVPDQIQIPGAVVHDSLPHPVEQMTPAKVLQVSSNVGATKIAERLGGRRLYEYIKRFGFGKKTGIDLAGESPGYVPPYRQWSGTTIGNIPFGQGLTVTPLQLAAGYAAIANGGRLVTPHVVQGHDTKPGPRVISPRTSSIVNGMLQSVVDKGTGVCARIPGYRVAGKTGTAQKVDPATGTYSTTDYVASFIGFAPANDPRYLVLMIVDDPQGDIYGETVVAPYFREVMGYTLSYYNVPPDPRVAGVAPDKKAVCRT from the coding sequence ATGAAAACCGGGCGCGGGAGACGATCCCGCGCGCGTCCCGGATCCGGCCGCTCGCGCCTGCGGGCGGTGGCGGCCGGGGTGGCCGTCGCGGGGATTCTCCTGGGCAGCAGGGCGGCCTATCTGAGCCTGGACGGTACCGGGGCGTACAGGGCTTTGGCCTCCGAGCAGGCGGGGGGAGTGGCCCAGCAGGACGCCGCCGCCGGGCGCGGGAGCATCCTCGGCGCCGGCGGTCAGAAGCTCGCGACCTCCGTCAGGACCGCCGACGTGGTGGCCACGCCCTACCAGATCAAAGACCCGAAGAAGGCCGCCGCGAAGCTCGCGCGCGTCCTCGGGGGGCAGATGAAGCAGAAAGAGATCGAGGGGCTGCTCACCAAACGGGGGTCGAACGGCAGGCTGAGCGGTTACAGCGTCGTGGCCCGGAACGTGGACCTCGACGTCGCCCGCAGGGTGCGCGACCTCGGCATAGAGGGTATATACACCATGCCGGACGCGAAGAGGGTCTATCCGGATGGTGATCTCGCGAGCCAGCTTCTCGGTTACTACAGCGACTACGGCAGGGCCTACGGGGGCGTGGAGGCGACCTACGACAAGAGGCTCTCGAAGGGGCAAGACGTGCGCCTGACCATAAACGCCGCGGTGCAGCAGCAGCTGCAGAAGGCCCTCTCGGACTCCATGCACCGCTTCCACGCGAGGAGCGCCAGGGGGCTCGTCATGAACGTGCGGGACGGGTCCATCGTCGCGCTCGCCAACGTTCCCGGCTACGACGACAACCACTACGACCAGGCGCCGGGCGCACTCCAGCGCGACCGGGTGCTCACCGACCCGTACGAGCCGGGCTCGACCTTCAAGGCCTTCACGGTCGCCGCGGCGTTGCAGGAGGGGGTCATAACGCCCCACACCACCTTCGCGGTGCCGGATCAGATCCAGATCCCCGGTGCCGTGGTGCACGACTCCCTGCCGCACCCGGTGGAGCAGATGACCCCGGCGAAGGTCTTGCAGGTCTCGAGCAACGTGGGGGCGACCAAGATCGCCGAGAGGCTCGGGGGGCGGCGGCTCTACGAGTACATAAAGCGGTTCGGGTTTGGGAAGAAGACCGGGATAGACCTCGCCGGCGAGTCGCCGGGGTACGTGCCTCCGTATCGGCAGTGGAGCGGGACGACGATAGGCAACATCCCGTTCGGGCAGGGGCTCACCGTCACCCCGCTGCAGCTCGCCGCCGGCTACGCGGCGATCGCCAACGGCGGCCGGCTCGTCACCCCGCACGTGGTGCAGGGGCACGACACGAAGCCCGGACCCCGGGTGATAAGCCCCAGAACCTCATCTATAGTAAACGGGATGCTCCAGAGCGTGGTCGACAAGGGGACGGGAGTTTGCGCCAGGATCCCAGGATACCGGGTCGCCGGGAAGACCGGGACGGCCCAGAAGGTCGATCCCGCGACCGGCACCTATTCGACCACGGACTACGTCGCGTCGTTCATCGGGTTCGCCCCGGCGAACGACCCCAGGTACCTGGTGCTCATGATCGTCGACGACCCGCAGGGGGACATCTACGGCGAGACGGTCGTGGCACCGTACTTCAGGGAGGTCATGGGCTACACATTGAGCTACTACAACGTGCCGCCCGACCCCCGGGTCGCGGGCGTGGCCCCCGACAAGAAGGCGGTCTGCCGGACATGA
- a CDS encoding UDP-N-acetylmuramoyl-tripeptide--D-alanyl-D-alanine ligase encodes MRSTPLEEVARVIGARMVGVRAGRTVRGVCIDSRRAGPDELFFALRGRVDGAEYAGDALARGAVAVVAGRPVEGPTLVVGDPLDALQRLARWSIETWEPEPPVVVGITGSVGKTTTKDALAAILRTAGRHVTATGGNYNNEIGLPLTVLSANESSEVMVLEMGATHEGDIAHLCRIAPPRVGVLTAIAPVHLDTFGSIEGIARGKGELARSLPDDGVMVAPVGVPPAAIAEGRNLRRRITFGRGRQEGVDLWASEVREGPEGLGFRMHLGRRSVPVQSPVFGTHLVEPLLAASGGALALGLSLEECAAGLSRVKRTGLRGEVYHLRGDIVLYDDTYNASPAAMQAVLRYARAQAGEQGRRCVAVLGGMYELGLWAREYHREIGRLADELGFDLLVCVGDEARWYAEGFSGEAVLCGDVEEAHGVLEERLEDGDYVVVKGSRGVGLDALTRRLRENLAVV; translated from the coding sequence ATGAGGAGCACGCCGCTCGAAGAGGTGGCCCGGGTGATCGGGGCCCGGATGGTGGGCGTACGGGCCGGACGGACGGTGCGCGGCGTGTGCATCGATTCCCGCCGGGCGGGGCCGGACGAGCTCTTCTTCGCGCTCAGGGGGCGCGTGGACGGCGCCGAGTACGCCGGGGACGCCCTCGCGCGCGGGGCGGTGGCGGTGGTCGCCGGCCGGCCGGTCGAGGGGCCCACGCTCGTGGTGGGCGACCCGCTCGATGCCCTGCAGCGTCTGGCGCGCTGGAGCATCGAGACCTGGGAGCCCGAGCCCCCGGTCGTCGTCGGGATAACCGGCAGCGTCGGCAAGACCACGACAAAGGACGCGCTCGCCGCCATCCTGAGGACGGCGGGCAGGCACGTTACCGCCACCGGCGGCAACTACAACAACGAGATCGGGCTGCCGCTCACCGTACTCTCGGCGAACGAGAGCTCGGAGGTGATGGTGCTCGAGATGGGGGCGACGCACGAGGGTGACATCGCCCACCTCTGCCGGATCGCCCCCCCGCGGGTGGGTGTTCTCACCGCCATCGCCCCGGTGCACCTGGACACTTTCGGGAGCATCGAGGGCATCGCCCGGGGCAAGGGGGAGCTCGCGCGCTCGCTCCCCGACGACGGCGTGATGGTCGCGCCGGTGGGGGTTCCCCCGGCCGCGATCGCCGAGGGGAGGAACCTCCGCCGCCGGATAACCTTCGGCCGGGGGCGGCAGGAAGGCGTGGACCTCTGGGCCTCGGAGGTCAGGGAAGGGCCGGAAGGGCTCGGTTTCAGGATGCACCTCGGACGGCGGAGCGTGCCGGTGCAAAGCCCCGTCTTCGGGACGCACCTGGTCGAGCCGCTGCTCGCCGCCTCGGGCGGGGCGCTCGCTCTGGGGCTCTCGCTGGAGGAGTGCGCGGCGGGGCTCTCGCGGGTGAAGCGTACCGGGCTGCGCGGGGAGGTCTACCACCTGCGGGGGGACATAGTGCTCTACGACGACACCTACAACGCCTCTCCGGCGGCGATGCAGGCCGTGCTGCGCTACGCGAGGGCTCAGGCCGGAGAGCAGGGGCGGAGGTGCGTCGCCGTGCTCGGCGGGATGTACGAGCTCGGGCTCTGGGCCCGGGAGTACCACCGGGAGATCGGACGCCTCGCGGACGAGCTCGGCTTCGATCTTCTGGTCTGCGTGGGCGACGAGGCGCGCTGGTACGCCGAGGGTTTCTCCGGCGAGGCCGTCCTGTGCGGGGACGTCGAAGAGGCGCACGGGGTGCTGGAGGAGCGCCTGGAGGACGGGGATTACGTGGTCGTCAAGGGGTCGCGCGGCGTCGGGCTCGATGCCCTGACCCGCAGGCTGAGAGAGAACCTGGCCGTTGTTTAG
- the mraZ gene encoding division/cell wall cluster transcriptional repressor MraZ, producing MALLGEYEHTLDEKGRLTLPSKLRPYFEGGIVITKGVDRCLFAFPPEEWAAFKANIKANADLSARGRQLSRMFFSMAFEATLDRQGRVLIPAKLARYAGLEREVTLAGVDDRLEIWDTGEWNRYVESADESFAEIVEEFAGREL from the coding sequence CTGGCTCTTCTTGGCGAGTACGAGCACACGCTGGACGAGAAGGGGCGTCTCACCCTCCCTTCCAAGCTCCGGCCGTACTTCGAGGGTGGCATCGTGATCACCAAGGGTGTGGACCGGTGTCTGTTTGCGTTTCCGCCCGAGGAGTGGGCGGCGTTCAAGGCCAACATAAAGGCCAATGCCGATCTTTCGGCGCGGGGGCGTCAGCTCTCGAGGATGTTCTTTTCGATGGCCTTCGAGGCGACGCTCGACCGGCAGGGGCGTGTTTTGATCCCGGCGAAGCTCGCACGCTATGCCGGGCTGGAGCGGGAGGTGACTCTCGCCGGCGTCGATGACCGGCTGGAGATCTGGGACACCGGGGAGTGGAACCGCTACGTGGAGAGCGCGGACGAGAGCTTCGCTGAGATCGTCGAGGAGTTCGCCGGGAGGGAGCTGTAG